From Syntrophales bacterium, the proteins below share one genomic window:
- a CDS encoding XTP/dITP diphosphatase codes for MRRIVIASKNSGKIRELQAMFAGAEMQILSLNDFPDLPEIIEDGKSFYENALKKAQAVAAATGETVLADDSGLEVAALGGAPGIYSARYGGEGANDRQNVLKLLGEMRGVPAEKRAAAFRCVLVLYHKDNRHEVFEGRWEGVIAENCAGLGGFGYDPVFYLPEQGMTVAQLSPELKNRISHRAQAFIKLKERLEQKIDKSNGA; via the coding sequence GTGAGAAGGATCGTAATTGCTTCGAAAAACAGCGGCAAGATAAGGGAGCTTCAGGCCATGTTTGCCGGTGCGGAGATGCAGATACTTTCCCTTAATGATTTTCCTGATTTGCCCGAGATCATTGAAGACGGAAAGAGCTTTTACGAAAACGCCCTTAAAAAGGCCCAAGCGGTAGCGGCGGCGACCGGAGAAACGGTGCTTGCCGATGATTCCGGACTGGAAGTGGCAGCGCTGGGAGGCGCCCCGGGGATATATTCAGCCCGTTACGGGGGCGAAGGCGCAAATGACCGGCAAAACGTATTGAAGCTTTTGGGCGAAATGAGGGGGGTGCCGGCTGAAAAAAGGGCCGCCGCCTTCCGGTGCGTTTTGGTGCTTTATCACAAGGACAATCGCCACGAGGTTTTTGAAGGCCGCTGGGAAGGCGTAATTGCGGAGAATTGTGCAGGCTTGGGGGGATTCGGGTATGATCCAGTTTTTTATCTGCCGGAGCAGGGGATGACCGTCGCCCAACTATCGCCGGAGTTAAAGAACAGGATCAGCCACCGCGCCCAGGCCTTTATAAAACTTAAAGAAAGACTGGAGCAGAAAATCGATAAATCAAACGGGGCGTAG
- a CDS encoding proline--tRNA ligase, with amino-acid sequence MRYSEMFLPTAREIPSDAELISHQLMVRAGMIRKLTSGVYSWLPLGYRVLRKFEEIVREEMNRAGAQEVFLPMVQPAELWQESGRWVHYGKELLRFRDRHDRECCLGPTHEEVITDLVRNEIKTYRQLPKNLYQIQTKFRDEIRPRFGVMRSREFGMKDAYSFDADEAGSEISYRKMFEAYKRIFSRCGLNFRPVEADSGSIGGHYSHEFMVMADSGEDAVCYCSTCDYAANLEKAEVARPEVNAPATEVAPIAEVHTPSVRTIEDVCVFLEVKPSDVVKTLIFSADDIPVAVLVRGDHEVNEIKVKNYLHCNSIALADEATIRMVTGAARGFAGAVGIKCRIIADYSLLGRNDLVMGANRDDFHLRHVKPGRDFPLEEFADLRLIRENDSCPRCGGAINIARGIEVGHVFKLGLKYSQAMKAVFLDRNGKEQFMFMGCYGIGIGRTVAAAIEQNNDKDGIVWPPALAPYQVIITPVNVNESALAEAAEKLYQALLARGVETILDDRDERVGVKFKDADLIGIPWRVTIGPKKLAEGNVEIKDRRTGEIKILPLAEATAFLAEKVQINVNK; translated from the coding sequence ATGCGTTATTCTGAAATGTTTCTGCCTACGGCGCGGGAGATTCCGTCCGATGCGGAGTTGATCAGCCATCAGTTGATGGTGCGGGCCGGGATGATAAGAAAACTGACCAGCGGGGTCTATTCCTGGCTGCCGCTCGGTTACCGGGTTCTTCGCAAGTTTGAAGAGATAGTTAGAGAGGAGATGAACCGGGCGGGCGCCCAGGAGGTGTTTTTGCCGATGGTGCAGCCGGCGGAGTTATGGCAGGAGTCGGGCCGTTGGGTTCATTATGGCAAGGAGCTCCTGCGTTTTCGGGACCGGCATGACCGTGAGTGTTGCCTCGGCCCGACCCATGAAGAGGTCATCACCGACCTGGTCAGGAACGAAATAAAGACCTACCGGCAGCTTCCGAAAAATCTCTACCAGATCCAGACAAAATTCCGTGACGAAATCAGGCCGCGGTTTGGGGTTATGCGCTCCCGGGAATTTGGGATGAAGGACGCGTACAGCTTTGACGCGGATGAAGCGGGAAGCGAGATCAGCTACAGAAAAATGTTTGAGGCGTATAAACGGATATTTTCCCGCTGCGGATTGAATTTCCGGCCGGTCGAGGCGGATTCTGGCAGTATCGGAGGACATTATTCCCATGAATTCATGGTGATGGCTGATTCAGGGGAGGATGCCGTCTGCTATTGCAGCACCTGCGACTATGCGGCCAATCTGGAAAAGGCGGAGGTTGCGCGTCCTGAAGTTAATGCCCCGGCGACAGAGGTTGCCCCGATTGCCGAGGTTCATACCCCCTCAGTGAGAACTATCGAAGATGTTTGTGTTTTTCTTGAAGTCAAGCCGTCTGATGTTGTAAAAACGCTGATTTTTTCCGCCGATGATATCCCGGTGGCGGTGCTGGTTAGAGGAGACCATGAGGTAAACGAGATCAAGGTTAAGAATTACCTCCACTGCAATTCAATAGCTTTGGCCGATGAGGCGACGATCAGGATGGTTACTGGAGCGGCAAGAGGGTTTGCCGGCGCCGTCGGAATCAAATGCCGGATAATCGCCGATTATTCGCTTTTGGGAAGGAACGACCTGGTTATGGGCGCCAATCGTGATGATTTTCACCTGCGTCACGTCAAGCCCGGCAGGGATTTTCCACTGGAGGAATTTGCCGATCTGCGCCTGATCAGGGAAAATGATTCTTGTCCCCGCTGCGGCGGCGCCATCAACATCGCCCGGGGAATCGAGGTCGGTCATGTCTTCAAATTGGGATTAAAGTACAGCCAGGCGATGAAAGCGGTTTTTCTCGATCGGAACGGCAAGGAACAGTTTATGTTCATGGGGTGCTACGGCATCGGCATCGGCAGGACCGTTGCTGCCGCAATCGAGCAGAATAATGACAAGGATGGGATTGTCTGGCCGCCGGCCCTTGCCCCCTATCAAGTCATTATTACCCCGGTCAACGTCAACGAAAGCGCCCTTGCTGAAGCCGCGGAAAAGCTCTATCAAGCGCTGCTCGCAAGGGGGGTTGAGACCATTCTCGACGATCGCGACGAGCGGGTCGGCGTCAAGTTTAAAGACGCTGATTTGATAGGCATTCCCTGGCGGGTGACAATCGGCCCGAAAAAGCTGGCGGAGGGGAATGTCGAAATCAAAGACAGACGCACCGGTGAGATCAAAATCCTCCCCCTTGCCGAGGCGACGGCTTTTCTGGCTGAAAAAGTTCAGATTAATGTTAATAAATAG
- a CDS encoding N-acetylmuramoyl-L-alanine amidase, translating to MYRLWLSFVVAVMFLFPMAEMGMAQTREFVVLLDPAHGGEDKGVVNDSFQEKDLTLKLALLIREEARKTPGLQIILTRSLDKKESAAERRNAIGTGKADCLLSLHVNAGFGNKASGYEIYFPGFDYMQTGKGDSKAIIKDMVKNRSLNDSVLFSQYMQAALETVFPRKGRGLRDAPYPLLTGLDIPGLALELGFATNPDERKLVTDEGKQQAIAKAVVKGLREYSLKAR from the coding sequence ATGTATAGATTATGGTTGTCCTTTGTCGTTGCTGTAATGTTTTTGTTCCCGATGGCCGAAATGGGGATGGCGCAGACAAGAGAATTCGTTGTCCTGCTTGACCCGGCGCATGGGGGTGAAGACAAGGGCGTGGTTAATGATTCCTTCCAGGAGAAGGATCTGACGCTAAAGCTTGCGCTGCTGATTCGCGAAGAGGCGCGGAAGACCCCGGGGCTGCAAATCATCTTGACCCGTTCGCTTGACAAAAAGGAATCTGCGGCCGAAAGGCGCAATGCCATAGGGACGGGAAAGGCCGATTGCCTGTTGAGTCTGCATGTAAACGCAGGATTTGGAAACAAGGCGAGCGGTTATGAAATCTATTTCCCAGGGTTCGATTATATGCAAACGGGAAAAGGAGATTCCAAAGCAATCATCAAGGATATGGTTAAAAACAGGTCTCTCAACGATTCCGTTTTATTTTCGCAGTATATGCAGGCCGCCCTGGAGACGGTTTTTCCGAGAAAAGGCCGCGGCCTTCGGGATGCCCCTTATCCTTTGTTAACAGGGTTGGACATTCCCGGTTTGGCGCTCGAGTTAGGTTTTGCCACAAATCCGGATGAGCGCAAACTTGTAACCGACGAGGGCAAGCAGCAGGCCATAGCGAAGGCTGTAGTCAAGGGACTCAGGGAATATTCCCTGAAGGCAAGATAG
- a CDS encoding helix-turn-helix domain-containing protein yields MLNIFSSKLKLLIKYHLKISQKAFAKQINVEESYLSMVLNEKSGPSADMIAGLYFHYAEYLDWLLSDENPTTVKIKVNNSTDPSPPHPCAGLEEYCSQFKNVLLSDNKVIRDAFLSNLKAFNYSINKEKEQDEKIKRQDENIDDLRAELNGALTEMRQLRAALSVGQPTGTDVAASSNTGKRET; encoded by the coding sequence ATGCTGAATATATTTTCTAGTAAACTAAAATTATTAATAAAATATCATCTCAAAATCAGCCAGAAGGCGTTCGCCAAGCAAATAAACGTCGAGGAAAGTTACCTTTCGATGGTTCTGAACGAGAAGAGCGGGCCGTCAGCCGACATGATTGCGGGTCTTTATTTTCACTATGCTGAATATCTTGATTGGCTTCTCTCCGACGAGAATCCCACCACTGTGAAAATTAAGGTGAATAATTCCACTGATCCCAGTCCGCCCCACCCCTGCGCCGGGCTGGAGGAGTATTGCTCGCAGTTTAAGAACGTCCTCCTTTCCGACAACAAGGTTATAAGGGATGCTTTTTTATCTAATCTCAAGGCGTTTAATTACAGCATCAACAAAGAAAAAGAACAGGATGAGAAGATTAAGCGGCAGGACGAAAATATAGATGATTTGAGAGCCGAATTGAACGGCGCGCTAACGGAAATGCGGCAGTTAAGAGCGGCCCTGTCGGTGGGCCAACCTACCGGTACCGACGTGGCCGCGTCATCGAATACCGGCAAGCGGGAAACGTGA
- a CDS encoding BRCT domain-containing protein, which translates to MNISPNRKLNVDEHQDLLILYNLPLMKKRAIQELQGISAAVIYDGVLSDDEIKLIGEWLVKNAFARDDWPISRLICVLQAILEDNVVTLEERKELLAFLSGIAADPNSEEVATSIFDANPVIQFSNRSFLFTGILQFGKRNKAERVVTENGGYCCSSYSSKVDYLVVGELGQDSWKYGRYGTKIEACMNAKSRGEAKTFIVSELDFVKFAVNGRGV; encoded by the coding sequence ATGAATATATCTCCTAATCGCAAATTGAACGTCGATGAACATCAAGATTTACTAATTCTTTACAACCTCCCGCTGATGAAAAAAAGGGCCATACAGGAATTGCAGGGCATTTCCGCCGCCGTGATCTATGATGGAGTTTTGTCCGACGATGAGATAAAGCTGATTGGTGAATGGCTTGTAAAAAACGCTTTTGCCCGGGACGATTGGCCGATATCAAGACTTATTTGCGTGTTACAAGCCATCCTTGAAGACAATGTCGTCACTCTGGAGGAACGAAAGGAGCTCCTTGCCTTTCTTTCAGGAATTGCTGCAGACCCTAATTCGGAAGAGGTCGCGACGTCGATCTTTGATGCAAATCCGGTTATTCAATTCTCAAACCGATCGTTCCTGTTCACCGGAATTCTGCAATTCGGAAAGCGCAACAAGGCGGAAAGGGTGGTTACCGAGAATGGGGGATATTGCTGCAGTAGTTATTCATCCAAGGTGGATTATCTCGTCGTGGGAGAATTGGGCCAGGATTCATGGAAATATGGTAGATATGGAACAAAAATTGAGGCATGTATGAACGCAAAATCCAGAGGGGAAGCAAAAACCTTTATAGTTTCAGAACTCGATTTCGTTAAGTTTGCCGTTAATGGTCGCGGGGTATAA
- a CDS encoding NYN domain-containing protein: MRKVVFMIDGWFMRKAIYRSKNFYYCGKEIRKYCCRHLRSEDYLYRIFYYDTEPLDKKGHNPLTKKSIDFNTTSVAIAQRELLDSIKSTPNFALRLGKTVWRNNEWILSPEKLEGLIKKKITIDDLKEDDFKPLIEQKAVDMKLGLDISYIATKHLADLLIIITGDADIVPALKFARREGMQVCLDPLKNHIRPELSEHVDFIESFI; encoded by the coding sequence ATGCGTAAGGTTGTTTTTATGATTGATGGTTGGTTCATGAGGAAAGCCATTTATAGATCAAAGAATTTCTATTACTGCGGCAAGGAAATCAGAAAGTATTGTTGCCGGCATCTCAGGAGCGAAGATTATTTATACAGGATATTTTATTACGACACTGAGCCTCTTGATAAAAAAGGACATAATCCTTTGACAAAAAAATCTATTGATTTTAACACTACAAGCGTGGCTATTGCACAGAGAGAACTTCTTGACAGCATAAAATCAACGCCTAATTTCGCGCTCCGCCTGGGAAAGACTGTTTGGAGAAATAATGAGTGGATATTATCCCCGGAAAAACTCGAAGGATTGATAAAGAAAAAAATTACTATAGATGATCTCAAGGAAGATGACTTTAAGCCGTTAATTGAGCAGAAAGCTGTCGATATGAAGCTCGGCCTAGACATTTCATACATCGCTACAAAACACTTGGCAGATTTATTAATTATTATAACCGGAGACGCGGATATTGTTCCTGCTCTAAAATTTGCGCGCCGTGAAGGTATGCAAGTATGCCTTGACCCATTAAAAAACCATATTCGACCGGAATTATCAGAGCATGTAGATTTTATAGAATCTTTCATTTAA
- a CDS encoding helix-turn-helix domain-containing protein, with protein sequence MRTITTNKDGKIKEITSPWYRVEEAAAYCGISRTEFDERARELPHAGKYRLRLYHQSVLDAWLNDTLGIPFDPEDKPVRRPLRRRNRPPLEGITNPRTGKFYPCPAANRGETATF encoded by the coding sequence ATGAGAACAATAACAACAAACAAAGACGGGAAAATAAAGGAAATAACCTCGCCCTGGTATCGGGTGGAAGAAGCCGCGGCCTATTGCGGCATCTCCCGCACCGAGTTCGACGAACGGGCGCGCGAGCTGCCGCACGCCGGGAAGTATCGCCTGCGCCTCTACCATCAATCCGTGCTGGATGCCTGGCTGAACGATACGCTGGGAATACCATTCGACCCCGAAGACAAGCCCGTCAGAAGGCCGCTGCGAAGAAGAAACCGGCCTCCACTGGAGGGAATCACAAACCCGAGGACCGGGAAGTTTTATCCTTGCCCGGCCGCGAACCGCGGAGAGACGGCAACTTTTTAA
- a CDS encoding OB-fold putative lipoprotein — protein MAMEKKCRYCAMMIPKDAKICPHCRKKFGWTWPVKIVVGLIVLGVIGSFMGKNSRETPQAPKPAAKPTEIISITSEQLYKEYEANEVAADPKYKDKTLKVSGTIRAIGKTIGDKPYVNLSTGPFSHQVMVMFPADTYNNQLAAYKKGDAIEVTGTCTGKTLGMVGISLRQ, from the coding sequence ATGGCCATGGAAAAAAAATGCCGCTATTGCGCGATGATGATCCCGAAGGATGCCAAGATTTGCCCTCATTGCAGAAAGAAGTTCGGATGGACATGGCCGGTGAAGATCGTTGTGGGACTTATCGTTCTCGGAGTGATCGGTTCATTTATGGGGAAAAACAGCAGGGAGACACCGCAAGCGCCAAAGCCCGCTGCAAAACCCACAGAGATCATATCCATTACATCCGAACAGCTCTACAAGGAATATGAAGCAAATGAGGTCGCCGCCGATCCGAAATACAAGGACAAGACGCTCAAGGTAAGCGGAACTATAAGGGCCATTGGCAAAACCATTGGCGATAAGCCATACGTGAACCTGTCGACGGGGCCTTTCTCGCACCAGGTCATGGTGATGTTTCCGGCCGACACATATAACAATCAGTTGGCGGCCTATAAAAAAGGGGATGCGATTGAAGTCACGGGAACATGTACAGGCAAAACATTGGGCATGGTAGGCATTAGTTTGAGGCAATGA
- a CDS encoding site-specific integrase, whose amino-acid sequence MSVHTRKDGRVECIYWIAGKQVREPFGRGRDALLKATERDVWIKNEKRQGRVHHFHSDDLTFAELFQQYIAARNVELSDKTVDEICATVALYALPVIGQRMCHSITMNDWNAIQKAMTDRKISNRSVNKYFQYISKVLAWGINNLDELGAMPHPWTRREPLRIVKRFRVELPSLDDLRNIIEHAPEHLQWAIEVEYHTGLRPGKTELFNMKWDDIDFETGAIRVYSSKTDSAHVQYVSPEFIDRLKKKRKWYRQEAQRLAGRRGKVLPECPYVISFQGERITSQVAKSWKEAKAKAGIEKRLRLYDLRHYYISHALANGADMQDLAHRVGHKNANMIVNVYSHLVDEMKSKNALALPSLYVENSVDGAVDNSNILTNRIDQTKKEANDASLIS is encoded by the coding sequence ATGTCCGTTCACACTCGCAAAGATGGCCGCGTGGAGTGCATCTACTGGATCGCCGGCAAACAGGTCAGGGAACCGTTTGGGCGGGGCCGGGACGCCCTGTTGAAGGCCACGGAGCGGGATGTCTGGATCAAGAACGAGAAGCGCCAGGGCCGGGTGCATCACTTCCATTCGGACGATCTGACCTTCGCCGAACTTTTCCAGCAGTACATCGCCGCCCGGAACGTTGAGCTTTCCGACAAAACCGTTGACGAGATCTGCGCCACGGTCGCCCTCTACGCCCTGCCGGTGATCGGCCAGAGAATGTGCCACAGCATCACGATGAACGACTGGAACGCCATCCAGAAGGCCATGACGGACCGCAAAATCTCCAACCGATCGGTGAATAAATACTTTCAGTACATCTCGAAGGTCTTGGCCTGGGGGATAAATAACCTCGACGAGCTCGGCGCCATGCCCCATCCCTGGACGCGCCGGGAACCGCTCCGGATCGTCAAGCGTTTTCGGGTGGAGCTGCCCTCGCTCGATGATCTGCGGAACATTATCGAACATGCCCCGGAACATCTGCAATGGGCGATAGAGGTGGAATATCACACCGGATTGAGGCCCGGAAAAACGGAACTCTTCAACATGAAATGGGATGATATCGACTTCGAGACCGGCGCGATCCGCGTGTACTCATCCAAAACGGACAGCGCCCATGTTCAATATGTCAGCCCGGAATTTATTGACCGGCTGAAAAAAAAACGAAAATGGTATCGCCAGGAGGCGCAAAGATTGGCTGGCCGCCGGGGAAAGGTGCTGCCCGAGTGCCCTTATGTGATTTCCTTCCAGGGAGAACGGATCACAAGCCAGGTCGCCAAGAGCTGGAAGGAGGCAAAAGCCAAGGCCGGGATAGAAAAGAGGCTGCGCCTGTACGACTTGCGGCACTACTACATCAGCCACGCCCTGGCCAACGGGGCGGACATGCAAGATCTCGCCCACCGGGTAGGCCACAAAAACGCCAACATGATCGTCAATGTTTATTCTCACCTGGTGGACGAAATGAAAAGCAAAAATGCCTTGGCGCTGCCCTCATTATATGTTGAGAACTCAGTTGATGGCGCTGTTGACAACTCAAACATATTGACCAACCGTATTGACCAGACAAAAAAAGAGGCTAACGATGCTTCGCTAATATCTTGA
- a CDS encoding bifunctional (p)ppGpp synthetase/guanosine-3',5'-bis(diphosphate) 3'-pyrophosphohydrolase: protein MLRINDILDKVQTYLSAEQMGMIEKAYIFSASVHQGQIRLSGEPYLTHPMEVCGILADMKLDTATLVTGLLHDTVEDTLTTIEQIEEYFGKEVAFLVAGMTKIGKITFGSKEKRQAENYRKMILAMSTDIRILLVKLADRVHNMRTMQFQSPEKQLQISQETLDLYAPLANRLGINWMKTELEDLSFRYIDFAAYNELATRIEKKQDKRSEYTNEIKQVISREMERFNIKGELEGRAKHLYSIYKKMKEQKIDFDEVYDLIAFRIILDSDAVKDCYEALSMVHALWKPVQGRFKDYIAMPKANHYQSLHTTVIGPYGERVEIQIRTRAMHEWAEGGIAAHWRYKEGKDASKDDEEIKKLRDLLEAQQEVKDPREFMSNLRIALFPEDVYVFTPQGEVKAFPKGATPIDFAYSVHTDVGHQCIGAKVNRSIVPLKYQLQNGDTVEIITQAGHHPGKDWLKYAVTSRALAKIRNWVKAEEREKSLALGQDLLDKEFRKHNLKLGQVAKSPEMQELFKELHVDSLDDLLSLIGFGRVSAKHVAHKFLPEEEIKKEELPEKKKKKGAGSEAIGVSLTGVDDIMVSFGKCCHPIPGDEIIGYISRGRGIIVHTTSCPHVRDMDPERLVSVHWDAADKKEYQVEMTVVCHDSKGVLAEISSAISAMDINIAHAEVNTDTGGRVTCNFGVNVESLKQFNELTVAVRKLRGVISADRIKPS, encoded by the coding sequence ATGCTTCGCATAAACGACATTCTGGATAAAGTCCAAACCTATCTTTCCGCTGAGCAGATGGGGATGATCGAAAAGGCATATATCTTTTCGGCCTCCGTTCATCAGGGGCAGATCCGTCTCTCCGGCGAGCCCTACCTGACTCACCCGATGGAAGTATGCGGTATTCTTGCCGATATGAAACTCGATACGGCAACGCTTGTCACCGGACTTCTGCACGACACCGTCGAAGACACCCTCACCACGATCGAACAGATTGAAGAATACTTCGGCAAAGAGGTGGCGTTTCTGGTTGCCGGCATGACAAAGATCGGGAAGATCACCTTTGGCAGCAAAGAAAAACGCCAGGCGGAAAATTACCGGAAGATGATCTTGGCGATGTCAACCGATATTCGCATCCTGCTTGTCAAGCTGGCCGACCGGGTCCATAATATGCGGACAATGCAGTTTCAATCCCCCGAGAAGCAGTTGCAGATCTCGCAGGAGACCCTCGATCTGTACGCGCCCCTGGCAAATCGCCTCGGGATAAACTGGATGAAGACGGAACTGGAAGACCTGTCATTCCGCTATATCGATTTTGCCGCTTATAACGAGCTGGCGACAAGGATTGAAAAAAAGCAGGATAAAAGAAGCGAATACACCAATGAGATCAAGCAGGTAATTTCCCGGGAGATGGAGCGGTTCAACATCAAGGGCGAGCTTGAGGGGAGGGCCAAACACCTCTACAGCATCTATAAAAAAATGAAGGAACAGAAGATCGACTTCGACGAGGTGTACGATCTGATCGCCTTCCGCATCATCCTCGATTCCGACGCCGTCAAGGACTGCTACGAGGCGCTCAGCATGGTTCACGCACTCTGGAAGCCGGTTCAGGGAAGGTTCAAGGATTATATCGCGATGCCGAAGGCCAATCATTATCAGTCGCTGCATACGACGGTGATCGGTCCTTACGGGGAGAGGGTGGAAATCCAGATCCGGACGAGGGCGATGCACGAATGGGCGGAAGGGGGAATTGCCGCCCACTGGCGCTACAAAGAGGGGAAGGATGCCTCGAAAGACGATGAGGAGATAAAAAAGCTCCGGGATCTTCTGGAGGCGCAGCAGGAGGTGAAAGATCCCCGTGAGTTTATGTCCAACCTGAGGATCGCCCTTTTCCCCGAGGATGTTTATGTTTTTACTCCCCAGGGGGAGGTAAAGGCCTTTCCGAAAGGCGCCACGCCGATCGATTTTGCCTACAGCGTGCACACGGATGTGGGGCATCAGTGCATCGGCGCCAAGGTTAACAGGAGCATTGTCCCCCTGAAATATCAACTGCAAAATGGCGATACGGTTGAAATTATTACCCAGGCCGGGCACCACCCCGGCAAGGACTGGCTGAAATATGCCGTTACCTCGCGCGCCTTGGCGAAGATTAGAAACTGGGTCAAGGCAGAAGAACGGGAAAAGAGTCTTGCGCTCGGACAGGATCTTCTCGACAAGGAGTTCAGGAAACATAATCTCAAACTCGGGCAGGTGGCTAAATCTCCAGAAATGCAGGAGCTGTTCAAAGAACTGCACGTTGATTCCCTCGACGATCTGCTCTCCTTGATCGGTTTTGGGAGGGTTTCTGCCAAGCATGTCGCTCACAAATTTTTGCCCGAAGAGGAAATAAAAAAAGAGGAACTTCCTGAAAAGAAAAAGAAAAAAGGGGCGGGCAGCGAAGCAATCGGCGTTTCGTTAACCGGAGTGGACGACATCATGGTGAGCTTTGGCAAGTGCTGCCATCCGATACCGGGGGACGAAATCATCGGGTACATCTCCCGCGGACGGGGGATCATTGTCCATACAACGTCGTGTCCCCATGTCCGCGATATGGATCCGGAGCGGTTGGTGAGCGTACACTGGGATGCCGCTGACAAGAAGGAATACCAGGTTGAGATGACGGTTGTCTGCCACGACAGCAAAGGGGTGCTTGCGGAAATCAGCTCGGCAATTTCCGCAATGGATATCAACATTGCCCACGCCGAGGTAAATACGGATACCGGAGGGCGCGTTACCTGCAATTTCGGCGTAAATGTTGAAAGCCTGAAGCAATTTAACGAACTGACGGTTGCAGTTCGGAAGTTGCGGGGGGTGATTTCGGCTGACAGGATAAAGCCCTCATAA